The following coding sequences are from one Rutidosis leptorrhynchoides isolate AG116_Rl617_1_P2 chromosome 11, CSIRO_AGI_Rlap_v1, whole genome shotgun sequence window:
- the LOC139876691 gene encoding 3-ketoacyl-CoA synthase 12-like — MLFYLTILSIFLILYLLYILYNFLETKRHQKCYLLDYQLYKPSDDRKLSTEFCGEVIKRTKNLGLNEYKFLLKAIVSSGIGEETYAPKMVFEGREDRPTYQDAIVEMEELFEYTIERLFKRSGVSPSEIDVLVVNISMFACMPSLSSRIVNKFKMREDIKTYNLCGMGCSASLISINLVDSIFKIKKNQLAMVVTSESLTPNWYIGNDKSMILSNCLFRSGGCAMILTNKPSLAHKCLLKLNCLVRTHHGSNDESYGCCIQTEDDQGRVGFHLGKNLPKAATKAFIDNLKELAPKILPIRELLRFGIHLATLNFFKNGQKKSTRAVINFKTGVDHFCLHTGGKAVIDTVARSLGLSEYDIEPARMTLHRFGNTSASSVWYVLGYMEAKKRLKIGDKLFMITFGAGFKCNSCLWEVVRDMEGVENVWKECNIEDYPPQTIMNPFTEKYGWIQDEDINTFKVPE, encoded by the coding sequence ATGCTGTTTTATCTCACCATTTTGTCTATCTTCCTAATATTATACCTTCTTTACATTCTATACAACTTTCTTGAAACAAAAAGGCATCAAAAATGTTACTTACTAGACTACCAATTGTACAAACCATCTGATGACCGGAAACTATCCACGGAATTTTGTGGTGAAGTCATCAAGAGAACGAAGAATCTCGGTCTAAACGAGTACAAGTTTCTTCTCAAAGCCATTGTGAGTTCCGGCATTGGAGAAGAAACGTACGCTCCGAAAATGGTGTTTGAAGGTCGAGAAGATCGCCCTACTTACCAAGATGCTATTGTAGAAATGGAAGAGCTTTTTGAGTACACCATCGAAAGACTTTTTAAGCGATCGGGTGTCTCTCCATCGGAGATTGATGTATTGGTTGTTAATATATCGATGTTCGCTTGCATGCCTTCATTATCGAGTCGAATTGTGAACAAATTCAAGATGAGGGAGGATATCAAGACTTATAATTTGTGTGGAATGGGGTGTAGTGCAAGTTTAATTTCTATTAATCTTGTGGATAGTATTTTCAAGATAAAGAAAAATCAATTGGCTATGGTGGTGACATCTGAATCTTTGACTCCAAATTGGTATATTGGTAATGATAAATCCATGATTCTTTCAAATTGTTTGTTTAGATCAGGAGGGTGTGCAATGATTCTTACAAACAAGCCAAGTTTAGCTCACAAATGCCTGCTAAAGTTGAATTGCCTAGTTCGAACCCATCATGGTTCGAATGACGAATCTTATGGGTGTTGCATACAAACGGAAGACGATCAAGGTCGAGTAGGTTTTCATCTAGGGAAAAATCTACCGAAAGCAGCAACAAAAGCATTCATCGACAATTTGAAAGAACTTGCTCCCAAAATATTACCAATCCGGGAGCTTCTCCGGTTTGGTATCCATTTGGCAACCCTAAATTTTTTCAAAAATGGTCAAAAAAAGTCAACTAGAGCTGTGATCAACTTCAAGACCGGTGTGGATCATTTTTGTCTCCACACAGGTGGAAAAGCTGTTATTGACACAGTAGCTCGGAGTCTTGGTCTGAGCGAATATGATATCGAGCCGGCGCGAATGACTTTGCACCGGTTCGGGAACACTTCAGCTAGTAGTGTTTGGTATGTTTTAGGCTACATGGAGGCTAAAAAAAGATTAAAAATAGGTGACAAATTGTTTATGATAACTTTTGGGGCAGGTTTTAAGTGTAATAGTTGTTTATGGGAAGTTGTACGTGATATGGAAGGTGTAGAAAATGTGTGGAAAGAGTGTAATATTGAAGACTATCCACCACAAACCATAATGAATCCATTCACGGAAAAATACGGTTGGATCCAAGATGAAGATATTAATACGTTTAAGGTACCAGAGTAA